Proteins encoded within one genomic window of Argiope bruennichi chromosome 7, qqArgBrue1.1, whole genome shotgun sequence:
- the LOC129975538 gene encoding gastrula zinc finger protein XlCGF8.2DB-like gives MVDESNHRGSQEGYLDILDEDLHENNLSQSFKETRRACYYVCGICRKWYESTVSLLIHFSEHFQKCPTCEICGETFTEAQDYVDHCAQHIGCTCLVCDETFFNTTDFDTHVLEHKLNCFRCKLCFTSEEQLKRHYAEHEDMINFQCDICYNYFSSKRSLRIHKCTQHTQTKQYKCKLCNEKFTQKSSLKRHIKFIHKNSKPYACHLCGKKYSIKGSLETHLFNHAGEKPYSCLICGRRFADKRNFKRHGQQHVAIESLPCKMCGKVFPSDKKLRSHMWLHLNEGTYKCDICSRSFSYSSHLKRHITQHNGERPYICGLCGSSYIERYELARHLKKKHNYEQEVVDKIIAAIKYSNKEAKNYDVEFLNI, from the coding sequence ATGGTTGATGAAAGCAATCACCGAGGGTCTCAAGAaggatatttagatattttggaTGAAGATCTACATGAAAACAATTTATCACAGAGTTTTAAAGAAACACGTAGAGCATGCTATTATGTTTGTGGTATTTGTAGAAAATGGTATGAATCCACAGTTTCTTTGTTGATTCATTTTTCTGAGCATTTTCAGAAGTGTCCTACATGTGAAATTTGTGGAGAAACATTTACAGAAGCACAGGATTATGTTGATCACTGTGCTCAACATATCGGATGTACTTGTCTGGTTTGTGATGAAACCTTTTTCAATACCACAGATTTTGATACCCATGTACTTGAACATAAACTGAACTGTTTTAGGtgtaaattatgttttacatCAGAAGAGCAATTGAAACGTCATTATGCAGAGCATGAAGATATGATTAATTTTCAGTGCGATATATGCTATaattatttcagttcaaaaaGAAGCTTGAGAATACATAAATGCACACAGCATACacaaacaaaacaatataaatgtAAACTGTGCAATGAAAAATTTACACAGAAGAGTAGCTTGAAACGACATATAAAGTTTATACATAAAAACTCGAAACCTTATGCTTGTCATTTATGtggtaaaaaatattctataaaaggTAGCTTGGAAACCCATTTATTTAATCATGCTGGTGAGAAACCGTATTCCTGTTTGATTTGTGGTCGTCGTTTTGCAGATAAACGTAACTTCAAACGCCATGGTCAGCAGCATGTTGCCATTGAGAGTCTTCCCTGTAAAATGTGTGGCAAAGTTTTTCCCTCTGATAAAAAGCTGAGATCTCATATGTGGCTTCATTTGAATGAAGGAACTTACAAATGTGACATTTGCTCTAGGTCATTTAGCTACAGTAGCCATTTAAAACGACACATAACGCAGCATAATGGTGAGCGGCCGTATATTTGTGGTTTGTGCGGAAGCAGTTATATAGAGAGGTACGAACTGGCTCGCCATTTAAAGAAGAAACACAATTATGAACAAGAAGTGGTTGATAAAATTATAGCAgcgataaaatatagtaataaggAAGCGAAAAACTATGATGTGGAGtttctcaatatttaa